In Lysinibacillus sp. FSL M8-0337, the following proteins share a genomic window:
- a CDS encoding nitrous oxide reductase accessory protein NosL, whose product MKNILRVGLLICVMVIAFLTGNQHSTALAAMTDVQVIKDGEVVYYKDVFSALYDELNEGVTRTKNVKDFSTKRWVPLDSVTIVKLNALKNIYFAKEVAADNYIKTYQEKNNSTLKKVKFSTIQASAEEKYNKEAPSLDLNVSKTTPTTTDVTVNVAVTDNEKVILKQWAKGAKPANQFSETDTTFTENAFTVSENGTYTVFAIDNNGNKRTKSITITNIDKAAPTITLSIPESDVTAVSKKIQVLTTDDNEIQNQKWAYGDKDIEYFMDKGSKIATLQNEKQKDKIIALKNGVYTVYAEDKLGNKAVKTITIDGISEFTEVTQTGVHCEVCRMDLHNTDPNKVYAAKAIDQEGYTHYFCRIGCMYHQEHSNGLAFTNKYVRDYGTTAPRINNWIDVEKAITVKFNSSETAKGIMGWKLFHFSDLSSAANYLGMSKEHVVAEKLENIMEYTKTNNKGMNYQYEVDKIAP is encoded by the coding sequence ATGAAAAATATTTTACGCGTTGGATTGCTTATATGTGTAATGGTAATAGCGTTTTTAACTGGTAATCAACATTCAACTGCCCTTGCAGCGATGACAGATGTGCAAGTGATTAAAGATGGAGAAGTCGTTTATTATAAAGATGTATTTTCAGCGTTATATGATGAATTAAATGAGGGGGTAACACGCACAAAAAATGTAAAGGATTTTAGTACAAAAAGATGGGTTCCGTTAGATTCGGTTACAATCGTTAAATTAAATGCATTAAAAAATATTTATTTCGCAAAAGAAGTAGCGGCAGATAATTATATTAAGACGTATCAAGAGAAAAATAATAGTACTTTGAAGAAAGTTAAATTCAGTACAATTCAAGCGAGTGCTGAGGAAAAATATAATAAAGAAGCACCTAGCCTTGACTTGAATGTAAGTAAAACAACACCGACGACGACAGATGTGACAGTGAATGTAGCTGTTACAGATAATGAGAAAGTAATCTTGAAACAATGGGCAAAGGGTGCAAAGCCAGCAAATCAATTTTCAGAAACCGATACAACATTCACAGAGAACGCATTTACAGTAAGTGAAAATGGAACGTATACGGTTTTTGCTATAGACAATAATGGTAACAAAAGAACGAAATCCATAACAATCACAAATATTGATAAAGCGGCACCAACCATTACATTATCAATTCCTGAAAGCGATGTAACAGCGGTTAGTAAAAAAATCCAAGTTTTAACCACAGATGATAATGAAATCCAAAATCAGAAATGGGCTTATGGAGATAAAGACATCGAATACTTTATGGATAAAGGTTCAAAAATTGCCACTTTGCAAAATGAGAAACAAAAAGATAAAATTATTGCGCTGAAAAATGGCGTTTATACAGTATATGCAGAAGATAAATTAGGCAATAAAGCAGTAAAAACAATTACGATTGATGGCATTTCTGAATTTACAGAAGTAACACAAACGGGGGTTCATTGTGAAGTTTGCCGTATGGATCTACATAATACTGACCCAAATAAAGTGTACGCTGCCAAAGCAATTGACCAAGAAGGATATACGCATTATTTTTGTAGAATTGGATGTATGTACCATCAAGAACATTCAAATGGTTTAGCATTTACGAATAAATATGTTCGCGATTATGGCACAACAGCACCACGCATAAATAACTGGATTGATGTTGAAAAGGCGATAACGGTAAAATTTAATAGTAGTGAAACAGCTAAAGGCATTATGGGATGGAAACTATTCCACTTCTCTGATTTATCAAGTGCAGCAAACTACTTAGGTATGAGCAAAGAACATGTAGTGGCTGAAAAATTAGAAAATATTATGGAATATACAAAAACGAATAATAAGGGCATGAATTATCAATATGAGGTTGATAAAATAGCGCCGTAA
- a CDS encoding redoxin domain-containing protein: protein MVKNMISIMMIITLITIVAINVKKPIDEKETMKTEETAQTETSAPNATEGTQNQVEYRAPNFELQTLKGETVHLSDYVGKKVFLNFWATWCPPCQEEVPHMQKIYEEYQNQGVEILAVNVTNKDKGKEVVAQFVKEHGMTFDIMLDEEGFVGSKYQVITLPTTYIIDTKGNMVNIIEGPMNEALMKELINTTK, encoded by the coding sequence GTGGTTAAAAATATGATTTCCATCATGATGATTATCACTTTAATAACGATTGTTGCTATTAATGTGAAAAAGCCAATCGATGAAAAAGAAACAATGAAAACAGAAGAAACAGCGCAAACTGAAACCAGTGCTCCGAATGCAACAGAGGGTACGCAAAATCAAGTAGAGTATAGAGCACCCAATTTTGAGTTGCAAACGTTAAAAGGTGAAACAGTCCACTTATCCGATTATGTAGGTAAAAAGGTATTTTTAAATTTTTGGGCAACGTGGTGTCCGCCGTGTCAAGAAGAAGTGCCACATATGCAAAAGATTTACGAAGAATATCAAAATCAAGGGGTAGAAATTTTAGCAGTTAACGTAACAAATAAAGATAAGGGAAAAGAGGTAGTTGCGCAATTTGTGAAGGAACATGGTATGACTTTTGACATTATGTTAGATGAAGAAGGGTTTGTAGGAAGTAAATATCAAGTTATTACACTGCCAACGACTTATATAATTGATACAAAAGGAAACATGGTAAATATCATTGAAGGGCCAATGAATGAGGCATTAATGAAAGAATTGATTAACACGACTAAATAA
- a CDS encoding tail fiber protein yields MEPYVGEIRMFAGNYAPQGWSLCNGQLLPIAENELLFSLIGTTYGGDGQSNFALPNFQSRVVVHQGQNLITGTNYTIGQIGGTESVTLSTSQLPAHTHLVKASSLTGTTPSPENAVWAKNMQYSTQPPNSTMKATSISSVGGNAPHDNVMPFLTISYIIALYGMYPSFN; encoded by the coding sequence ATGGAACCATATGTCGGAGAAATTCGAATGTTTGCAGGTAACTATGCTCCACAAGGATGGAGCTTGTGCAATGGCCAGCTCTTACCTATTGCAGAAAATGAATTGCTCTTTTCTTTAATTGGTACGACTTATGGAGGAGATGGACAATCGAATTTTGCTTTGCCAAATTTTCAAAGTAGAGTCGTTGTTCACCAAGGGCAAAACCTAATAACTGGGACTAATTATACTATAGGGCAAATAGGGGGGACGGAATCTGTCACTTTAAGTACATCACAACTTCCAGCTCATACGCACCTAGTAAAAGCTTCCTCCCTTACTGGTACGACACCTAGTCCTGAAAATGCTGTTTGGGCGAAAAACATGCAATATTCGACACAACCACCAAATAGCACAATGAAGGCAACAAGCATTTCAAGTGTTGGCGGAAATGCGCCTCATGACAATGTAATGCCCTTTTTAACCATTAGTTATATAATCGCTCTTTACGGAATGTACCCATCATTTAATTAG
- a CDS encoding tail fiber protein — MIEAFVGEIKLFSFAGVPNGWALCNGQLLQINTNQALFSLLGTTFGGDGIRTFALPDLRGRVPVHVGNGVTIGQKAGQETHMLTLNEMPKHNHTVTASSDNASLKVPTGNVWGTSSDTVYSVNEPNTNMNAQALSTSGNSQPHQNMQPYSVANYCIALVGIYPPRN, encoded by the coding sequence ATGATTGAAGCATTTGTAGGTGAAATCAAATTATTTAGCTTTGCAGGCGTTCCAAATGGATGGGCATTATGTAATGGACAATTATTACAAATTAATACAAATCAAGCCTTGTTTTCCTTATTGGGCACAACTTTTGGAGGTGATGGCATTCGAACATTCGCCTTACCTGATTTAAGAGGAAGGGTTCCAGTTCATGTAGGTAACGGTGTGACAATAGGACAAAAAGCTGGACAAGAAACGCATATGTTAACCTTGAATGAAATGCCGAAGCATAACCATACTGTCACAGCTAGTTCGGATAATGCTTCATTGAAAGTGCCTACTGGTAATGTATGGGGCACATCCTCTGATACTGTCTATTCAGTTAATGAGCCAAATACAAATATGAATGCACAAGCTTTATCAACATCTGGCAATTCACAGCCGCATCAAAATATGCAGCCATACAGTGTGGCGAATTATTGCATAGCTTTAGTTGGCATTTATCCACCAAGAAATTAA
- a CDS encoding tail fiber protein — translation MSEAYTGEIRIFGGNFAPQNWAFCNGQLLSIASNSALFAILGTVYGGDGKTTFALPNLNGRAAIHQGTGAGLTPRNIGAAGGSATVTLLTTEMPSHHHMAVCNNVPTASNEPTGAIWTEQQGRGSLPAYSVSGNTTMNVMTIDQAGGSQPHNNMQPYLGLNFIICLFGEFPPRN, via the coding sequence ATGTCAGAAGCCTACACGGGAGAAATTCGAATATTTGGTGGTAATTTCGCGCCACAAAATTGGGCATTTTGTAATGGTCAGTTACTAAGCATAGCTTCGAATAGTGCGTTATTTGCCATCTTAGGTACCGTTTATGGAGGAGATGGAAAGACAACCTTTGCTTTACCCAATTTAAATGGGAGGGCAGCGATTCATCAAGGAACAGGTGCAGGATTAACGCCAAGAAATATCGGAGCAGCTGGAGGTTCTGCTACTGTTACATTACTAACAACAGAAATGCCTAGTCATCATCATATGGCTGTTTGTAACAATGTACCAACAGCAAGTAATGAGCCAACGGGAGCAATCTGGACCGAACAGCAAGGTAGGGGCTCACTCCCTGCTTATTCAGTTTCAGGAAATACAACCATGAATGTGATGACGATCGATCAAGCAGGTGGAAGTCAACCACATAATAATATGCAACCATATTTGGGTTTGAATTTCATTATTTGTTTATTTGGAGAGTTTCCTCCTAGAAACTAG
- a CDS encoding S-layer homology domain-containing protein: MGKKIFIIMLCLLLMTFSQLTGISFLSPVQVEAASCDTPNFPKCTQDLTQPTWLTDTNNGFVVSRTGDDGFDLLKYSDGTQFPAGYYIDANEYSPPKSIRISAGENFAGGVFNLKSLKINTINKHNANDALSLTIQGYDQDGNLKGSPVTFKTVAFHEPIYDIPVNLEGIHSFVITVSVQYIATVQAGIWDVTFTHFTIDIPNNPPTVTNSAITASNINASEVQLDWVKASDDLTAQGDLEYRVYQSSSNNIDTVSAIESNGTALGSGYAKDIMSYNVTGLTANTSYYFNVIVKDADGSKSAYTMQQVTTLTLNKPPTSSNGTVNVNEGQVYTFNTTSFAFSDEDAGDTLKQIQISAIPTSGQLFLDSNLNEQFDAAEAITNGMAVSKVDLDAGKLKYITDNGVASSFAFKVSDGMNDSGVYTMNLIVKARPNVTISSNKTSPTNSNPILITTVFSESVTGFTVNDIAVTNGIATSLTGSGTTYTAQISPIADGTVKIKIPEKVVTNSSGAFNKASNELQIIYDATPPTNIALSNTTVQEKAPIGTTIGTLVATDSGSSATFTYALQSGDTSFFTIDGNVLKTNALFVYDTKNSYKITISVTDEAGNTFDKEFIIQITKNHAPTGTMTINNGLASTSTPNVTLTMTAMDIEGEAIEMRFSNDGITWSGWEPNISTKSWTLSNGDGSKTVYMQLKDTAGNLSNAFSDTIVLDTTPPVITGVANSGVYNTDVTISFNEGTATLNGAPFTSGTIVKSTGNYTLVVIDSVGNTTTVAFAIDKVLPQAVEVTIKSTNLDSTKAKVGDTITLAMKTDKTIQTPSVTIAGKPATVSGASTNWQATYVVAHGDLEGIAPFTINFKDVLGNAAIEVTDVTDSSFVTVDGVKPTVKKGTMVSTNANPTVAKVNDSITIDFETSEAIQSPNVTILGQTANVSDKGDGDAKTWQASYTLKSGDAEGPIPFTIDYQDLAGNDGLQVTDVSSGTVVVFDKKAPEITTYFPAHQATNVQPTDNLVLTFNEKVLPVTNKNIVIRNATTNQLVETIDVTHANVSIANHSVTINPTKDFNNNTAYSIQIDAGAFSDLAGNVYDGITNNTTWYFTTSALPTYTVMYDSNGADGGNVPIDSKRYKTQETITVLNNGDLTKARFSFVGWNTKADGKGVTYKAGQTLQMGKGNLVLYAVWSPNYVPGDGGSSTSTSSPDPVVPSNQFMVNVVDPRLPNEVLLQTVLTRVFLNGSFQDSVNFTVANANEFLRKLANQEDKKSRLVIPDMAQPASETKVILAREAAKRLLEGKSYFGIDMTMVKIDVPYTSMADFNEDIYFRIVPIKDALRQKAIEDRAKQAEIVLQQSHGANVKLVGQSISIDTNLQNRPVTVLLPLPANLTSAQREQLMVYVEHSNGSVEIIRGRIVEFAKGQTAIAFDVQHFSTFTLLNVEQAHEEQPEKEPTEVNKSFASYIQGYADGTFRPNAYVTRAQMAAMLARNLSNHNVPEASNVFYADTAASWAKNDIEYVRTEGIMQGRQNGSFGPNDMITRAQMAVIAVRWIDKQCAEGTTDTPYCEITANGETYSDVASTHWAAQEIQRISSMGIMVGSGNGQFRPEEKLTRAQAVKVLNRLFNRPVLTDSTVPIFKDIPSNHWAFYEIQAAATNETK, from the coding sequence ATGGGGAAAAAGATTTTTATAATCATGTTATGTTTGCTGTTGATGACTTTTAGCCAATTGACTGGGATCAGTTTTTTGTCACCTGTTCAAGTGGAGGCGGCTAGTTGTGATACACCGAATTTTCCTAAGTGTACACAAGATTTAACACAACCTACATGGCTAACTGATACGAATAATGGCTTTGTAGTAAGTCGTACTGGTGATGATGGTTTTGATTTATTAAAGTATAGTGATGGGACACAATTTCCTGCTGGGTATTATATTGATGCAAATGAATATTCGCCACCAAAATCAATTCGAATTTCCGCTGGCGAAAACTTTGCGGGCGGTGTCTTTAATTTAAAATCATTAAAGATTAATACAATTAATAAACATAACGCAAACGATGCGCTAAGTTTAACGATTCAAGGATATGATCAAGACGGAAATCTAAAAGGAAGTCCCGTAACCTTTAAGACCGTTGCCTTTCATGAACCAATTTATGATATTCCAGTAAATTTAGAGGGCATTCACTCATTTGTCATTACTGTCAGTGTACAGTATATAGCTACTGTACAGGCGGGGATATGGGATGTAACATTTACACATTTTACAATCGATATTCCTAATAATCCGCCAACCGTTACCAATAGCGCAATTACTGCGTCAAATATCAATGCATCTGAAGTACAGTTGGACTGGGTGAAAGCATCTGACGATTTAACAGCTCAAGGAGATTTAGAATACCGTGTCTATCAATCTAGTAGTAATAATATTGATACGGTTAGTGCCATTGAATCCAATGGAACAGCTTTAGGAAGCGGTTATGCTAAAGATATTATGTCCTATAATGTTACAGGACTTACTGCCAATACAAGCTATTATTTCAATGTTATTGTTAAAGATGCTGATGGCTCCAAGAGTGCTTATACGATGCAGCAGGTCACAACACTTACATTAAATAAACCACCGACATCCAGTAATGGAACGGTAAATGTCAATGAAGGTCAAGTGTATACATTTAATACGACTTCCTTTGCTTTTTCTGATGAAGATGCTGGTGACACATTAAAACAGATTCAAATCTCTGCCATTCCAACTAGTGGACAACTTTTCCTTGATAGCAATCTGAATGAACAGTTCGATGCTGCCGAGGCCATTACAAATGGTATGGCAGTTAGTAAAGTTGACTTAGATGCAGGGAAGTTAAAATATATTACCGACAATGGTGTTGCTTCCTCTTTTGCATTTAAGGTAAGCGATGGCATGAATGATAGCGGTGTCTATACGATGAATCTTATTGTCAAAGCACGTCCTAACGTGACAATTTCATCAAATAAGACTAGCCCAACTAATAGCAATCCGATTCTTATAACGACGGTATTCAGTGAGTCAGTAACAGGTTTTACGGTCAATGATATAGCTGTAACAAATGGTATTGCTACCTCTCTAACAGGAAGTGGTACCACATATACAGCACAAATATCACCTATTGCAGACGGAACTGTGAAAATCAAAATTCCTGAAAAAGTTGTTACTAATAGTAGTGGTGCATTCAATAAAGCTTCCAATGAATTACAAATAATTTATGATGCTACACCACCTACCAATATTGCGCTTAGTAATACGACGGTACAAGAAAAGGCGCCCATCGGTACAACTATTGGGACATTGGTAGCAACAGATTCAGGAAGTTCAGCAACATTCACATATGCATTACAGTCAGGGGATACAAGCTTCTTTACGATTGATGGAAATGTATTAAAGACAAATGCGCTGTTTGTCTACGATACGAAAAATAGTTATAAGATTACGATAAGCGTAACAGATGAGGCTGGCAATACGTTTGATAAGGAGTTTATAATCCAAATTACTAAAAATCACGCGCCTACAGGCACAATGACCATTAATAATGGACTAGCATCTACAAGTACTCCTAACGTTACCTTAACAATGACGGCAATGGATATAGAAGGAGAAGCGATAGAAATGCGCTTTTCGAATGATGGGATTACTTGGTCCGGTTGGGAGCCAAACATATCTACGAAAAGTTGGACATTATCAAATGGGGATGGTAGTAAAACGGTTTATATGCAACTAAAGGATACGGCTGGTAATCTATCGAATGCATTTTCAGATACGATTGTGCTCGATACAACGCCTCCAGTTATAACAGGTGTTGCCAATAGTGGGGTTTACAACACCGACGTAACGATAAGCTTTAATGAAGGAACTGCTACCTTAAATGGAGCTCCCTTCACAAGTGGCACTATTGTAAAGTCAACCGGAAATTATACTTTGGTTGTAATAGATAGCGTAGGTAACACGACTACCGTTGCTTTTGCGATTGATAAAGTGCTGCCACAAGCAGTAGAAGTGACCATTAAATCGACTAATCTAGATTCGACAAAGGCAAAGGTAGGCGATACTATCACATTAGCAATGAAAACAGATAAGACGATTCAAACACCATCTGTTACCATTGCTGGAAAACCAGCTACTGTAAGTGGCGCTTCGACGAACTGGCAGGCGACTTATGTGGTAGCGCATGGTGATTTAGAGGGCATAGCACCTTTTACCATCAATTTCAAAGATGTGCTAGGTAATGCAGCCATAGAGGTAACGGACGTAACGGATAGTAGCTTTGTTACAGTTGATGGCGTAAAACCAACTGTAAAGAAGGGTACTATGGTGTCAACTAATGCTAATCCAACAGTTGCAAAGGTCAATGATAGTATCACAATCGATTTTGAGACAAGTGAGGCAATTCAATCGCCAAATGTTACGATTCTAGGACAAACAGCAAATGTAAGCGATAAAGGTGATGGGGATGCTAAAACATGGCAAGCAAGCTATACGCTAAAGTCAGGTGATGCAGAGGGACCGATTCCTTTTACAATAGATTATCAAGATTTAGCGGGGAATGATGGCTTACAAGTGACAGACGTTTCATCAGGAACAGTTGTCGTGTTTGATAAAAAGGCTCCTGAAATAACAACCTATTTCCCTGCGCATCAGGCAACGAATGTACAGCCTACAGATAATCTTGTGTTAACATTTAATGAAAAGGTCTTGCCAGTTACGAATAAAAATATTGTTATTCGCAATGCTACTACAAATCAACTTGTTGAAACGATTGATGTTACACATGCCAATGTTTCAATCGCGAATCACAGCGTGACCATAAATCCTACAAAGGATTTTAATAATAACACGGCTTATAGCATTCAAATTGATGCAGGAGCATTTAGCGATTTGGCTGGTAATGTGTATGACGGCATTACCAATAATACGACTTGGTATTTTACAACAAGCGCATTACCAACATATACCGTTATGTATGACAGCAACGGAGCGGATGGGGGGAACGTGCCTATCGATTCGAAGCGTTATAAAACACAGGAAACAATAACTGTGTTAAATAATGGGGATTTAACTAAAGCTAGATTTTCATTTGTAGGCTGGAATACGAAAGCTGATGGAAAAGGCGTTACTTATAAAGCAGGGCAAACGCTTCAAATGGGGAAAGGGAACCTTGTATTGTATGCGGTATGGTCTCCAAACTATGTACCAGGAGATGGAGGATCATCAACATCAACATCAAGTCCTGACCCCGTTGTACCAAGTAATCAATTTATGGTGAATGTAGTAGATCCGCGTTTGCCTAACGAGGTGCTCTTGCAAACCGTGTTAACACGCGTATTTCTTAACGGTAGTTTCCAAGATAGCGTGAATTTTACGGTGGCCAATGCAAACGAGTTTCTTCGAAAATTAGCGAATCAAGAAGATAAAAAATCTCGACTTGTCATTCCCGATATGGCGCAACCAGCAAGTGAGACAAAGGTGATACTTGCTAGAGAGGCAGCTAAACGATTACTAGAGGGCAAATCCTATTTTGGTATTGATATGACGATGGTCAAAATAGATGTTCCCTATACTTCTATGGCTGACTTCAATGAAGATATTTACTTCCGAATCGTTCCGATTAAGGATGCCCTACGGCAAAAAGCAATCGAAGACCGAGCGAAACAAGCGGAAATAGTGTTACAACAGAGTCATGGCGCTAATGTAAAGCTTGTTGGTCAGTCAATCTCGATTGACACAAATCTACAAAATCGTCCGGTAACAGTGCTACTACCATTACCAGCGAATTTAACTTCAGCTCAACGAGAACAATTAATGGTTTACGTAGAGCATAGTAATGGTTCAGTCGAAATCATCCGTGGACGAATTGTAGAATTTGCGAAAGGGCAAACAGCGATTGCTTTTGATGTGCAGCATTTTTCTACTTTTACATTACTAAATGTAGAACAAGCGCATGAAGAACAACCCGAAAAGGAACCTACAGAAGTGAACAAGTCATTTGCTTCTTATATTCAAGGCTACGCAGATGGTACATTCCGTCCGAATGCCTATGTCACACGTGCGCAAATGGCAGCAATGCTAGCAAGAAACCTAAGTAATCATAATGTACCAGAAGCGTCTAATGTTTTTTATGCAGATACAGCTGCTTCGTGGGCAAAAAATGATATAGAGTATGTTCGTACCGAAGGAATTATGCAAGGTCGTCAAAATGGTTCATTTGGTCCGAACGATATGATAACGAGAGCCCAAATGGCGGTCATTGCTGTAAGGTGGATTGATAAGCAATGTGCAGAAGGAACTACAGATACGCCGTATTGTGAAATAACAGCAAATGGCGAAACATACAGTGACGTGGCATCTACGCATTGGGCTGCACAGGAAATCCAACGCATAAGCTCGATGGGTATTATGGTTGGCTCAGGGAATGGTCAATTTAGACCTGAAGAGAAACTAACGCGTGCACAGGCGGTAAAAGTCCTTAATCGACTTTTCAATCGTCCAGTATTGACAGATAGCACAGTACCAATCTTTAAGGATATTCCAAGCAATCACTGGGCTTTCTATGAAATTCAAGCCGCAGCAACAAATGAAACAAAATAA